One stretch of Gemmatimonadota bacterium DNA includes these proteins:
- a CDS encoding Gfo/Idh/MocA family oxidoreductase — protein MGSIKAAVVGLGLGQHFVRGLVGHPDVDRIVLVDLDADRAEMVQREHDKVDAVYEMIEVMLEKERPDAVCVVTPDHLHRPHSTACFEAGAHVLQTKPLATNLEDARAILAAAKATGKKVMVAHERRFRPRFKRIKAILDAGEVGDLIHLRIDAIQDKRGQFARSPWYASVEAGRSALNGSGIHEVDLARHFAGRPVESVCAFANRLGNLEFPRDKTTSALFQFAGGVVGQVTVTYEARWPRSNFLDDMFRVVASEGMIVGPHVYREGAEDWEDLSGLDNSTASGITGAVCAFVDSVVNNAPIAVTGEDAFDSLAAACAADTSAERGEMVRPETLD, from the coding sequence ATGGGATCAATAAAGGCAGCAGTAGTGGGGCTTGGGTTGGGCCAGCATTTTGTTCGTGGACTGGTTGGGCATCCGGATGTAGATAGGATTGTCCTGGTAGATCTGGACGCCGATCGAGCCGAAATGGTTCAAAGGGAGCACGACAAGGTGGATGCCGTCTATGAGATGATTGAGGTTATGCTCGAAAAGGAGCGTCCTGACGCGGTGTGTGTCGTGACCCCCGACCATCTCCATCGGCCACATTCAACGGCTTGCTTCGAGGCTGGAGCCCATGTGTTGCAGACAAAACCGCTTGCGACGAATCTCGAGGACGCGCGTGCAATTTTGGCCGCGGCGAAGGCGACAGGGAAGAAAGTGATGGTTGCGCACGAGCGCAGGTTCCGGCCACGCTTCAAGCGAATCAAAGCGATTCTCGATGCTGGCGAAGTAGGCGATCTGATCCACCTCCGTATCGATGCGATCCAGGACAAGCGTGGGCAATTTGCGCGTTCGCCGTGGTATGCGTCGGTAGAGGCGGGTCGGAGTGCCTTGAACGGTTCGGGCATTCACGAAGTGGATCTTGCGCGACATTTCGCAGGACGACCTGTGGAGTCTGTCTGTGCTTTCGCCAATCGGCTTGGCAATCTGGAGTTTCCGAGAGACAAAACAACATCCGCCCTGTTCCAGTTTGCAGGTGGCGTTGTGGGTCAGGTTACGGTGACCTATGAGGCGCGCTGGCCGCGTTCGAATTTTCTCGACGATATGTTCCGAGTGGTTGCTTCTGAAGGCATGATTGTGGGACCGCATGTCTATCGCGAAGGGGCAGAGGACTGGGAAGATTTAAGCGGTTTGGACAACAGTACAGCGTCGGGGATCACGGGGGCCGTTTGCGCGTTTGTCGATTCGGTCGTGAACAATGCACCGATCGCGGTGACCGGTGAAGATGCCTTCGATTCGCTCGCGGCGGCATGTGCAGCCGATACATCGGCCGAACGAGGCGAGATGGTGCGCCCAGAAACGCTGGATTGA
- a CDS encoding TolC family protein has protein sequence MLKLCYRHAFVLCGLILVSWTTLVAETTVLENARASIALTRFVQAVVDSNPRVQAARAGLEASSALRDAASRPLYNPELSLDAENAQARIRTLSISQTLDWGGKRKARTAVAELDRLVAEAEYLDARWAVAVDLLNGLVQYQIGIERNRLAQTRQQLMEEFAALAQRQFAAGELDQVALGQAILSLTEVRIQKAMVAADLAEARQAVYSLGPRIPEAQWPSLPEKLPEIPEQSADSQALVQALPGVAAARHRVNMADAVVGLQRRERRPDPTLSLTGGYEDGERLIGLGLSIPLPIRNRFAHEVTAAMAERVQAQQLADDAVQMAHASLTSAAARYELSRSAWDEWEHTGRKSLDRQSEQLRRLWQAGDLSTADYLSQLGETLDVQESALDLRGQVWQAWFQWLLAAGQVDVWLGLTCE, from the coding sequence ATGCTCAAACTATGTTATCGACACGCCTTCGTATTGTGTGGCCTGATATTGGTGTCCTGGACGACACTGGTCGCTGAGACAACGGTTCTGGAAAATGCCCGGGCGAGTATCGCGTTAACGCGTTTTGTGCAAGCTGTTGTCGATTCTAATCCTCGTGTGCAGGCAGCACGCGCGGGTTTAGAAGCGAGTAGTGCGCTTAGGGATGCCGCGTCGCGCCCCCTCTACAATCCCGAATTGTCGTTGGATGCTGAGAATGCACAAGCCAGAATACGCACACTATCGATTAGTCAGACACTGGACTGGGGCGGCAAACGCAAGGCGCGTACCGCAGTGGCGGAGTTAGACCGCCTCGTTGCCGAGGCGGAGTACTTGGATGCCCGATGGGCGGTTGCGGTAGATTTGCTCAATGGTCTCGTGCAATACCAGATTGGCATTGAACGCAATCGCCTGGCCCAGACGCGCCAGCAGTTGATGGAGGAGTTTGCGGCGTTGGCGCAACGTCAGTTTGCGGCTGGTGAGTTAGACCAGGTGGCACTCGGTCAGGCCATCCTTTCCCTGACCGAGGTGCGTATTCAAAAAGCAATGGTGGCCGCCGATCTGGCCGAAGCGCGACAAGCGGTGTACAGCCTTGGGCCGCGAATACCCGAGGCGCAGTGGCCCTCTCTTCCCGAAAAACTACCAGAGATACCTGAGCAAAGTGCTGATTCGCAGGCCCTGGTGCAGGCATTACCCGGGGTTGCAGCCGCACGGCATCGGGTCAATATGGCTGATGCTGTGGTGGGATTGCAACGACGCGAACGTCGCCCAGACCCGACACTGAGTCTCACTGGTGGGTACGAAGATGGTGAAAGGTTGATCGGTTTGGGTCTGTCTATTCCGCTTCCGATCCGGAACCGCTTTGCACATGAAGTTACCGCAGCCATGGCAGAGCGCGTCCAGGCGCAACAACTCGCCGATGACGCAGTGCAGATGGCACACGCTTCCCTGACCAGTGCGGCAGCGCGCTACGAGTTATCGCGCTCTGCCTGGGATGAGTGGGAACATACAGGGCGGAAGAGCCTGGACCGACAAAGCGAGCAACTGCGCCGACTCTGGCAGGCTGGGGATCTCAGTACGGCCGATTATTTGAGTCAATTGGGAGAGACCCTGGATGTACAGGAAAGTGCCCTTGATCTGCGCGGGCAGGTCTGGCAGGCCTGGTTCCAGTGGCTTCTCGCAGCGGGTCAGGTGGATGTCTGGCTCGGTCTTACATGTGAATGA
- a CDS encoding MATE family efflux transporter has product MSKPLETTIESTERKVDFSLTGKIFGMTIPVALGGQIESVVLMVQLIFIGTLGPAALSAVGIAQVFTRVLFTAMMSISRGALTMVAQAIGADSMREASASAKQAFSLLFFFSIAFGLGSLALSPFLIPMMTSDSEVAALGTPYLQVFFLGVPFMTLNRAIASCFQGAGDTRTPFYLSLISSSIQIVMCYLLIFGHWGLPEMGVVGAAVGGLLGRSAATLIGLGCLYSGRFALTLLPDTSYRFNWGVARRILKIGVPSGLQGILRNGSGVVYLKLIAMSTLSTTAVAAYAIGSQLEHILRRTGLSFGTVSTAMVGQHLGAKDPAGAERHGWTILFISVVTNIALSLPAVVFAGVFMSVFTDAQEVISTGVIYLYAMVIAEPFLCASNTSSGSLRGAGDTMPPMYYTLIAQWLVRLPVAYVLGFTLGFDIYGIWAALIVYSIVQGVLTVRKFAQGHWKKHQI; this is encoded by the coding sequence ATGTCCAAACCACTCGAAACGACAATAGAATCCACCGAGCGTAAAGTCGATTTTTCGCTTACCGGAAAGATTTTCGGAATGACCATCCCGGTTGCTCTGGGAGGCCAGATCGAGAGTGTTGTACTCATGGTTCAACTCATTTTTATCGGGACGCTCGGTCCTGCCGCCCTTTCGGCGGTGGGTATTGCTCAGGTGTTTACGCGCGTTCTTTTTACGGCGATGATGTCCATTTCGAGAGGCGCGCTCACGATGGTCGCACAGGCGATTGGCGCAGATTCTATGCGCGAAGCCAGCGCATCGGCGAAGCAGGCGTTTTCCCTGCTTTTTTTCTTTAGTATCGCTTTTGGTCTGGGCAGTTTGGCTCTTTCGCCTTTTTTGATTCCGATGATGACCTCTGATTCCGAGGTGGCGGCGCTGGGTACGCCGTATTTACAGGTTTTCTTTTTGGGCGTTCCCTTTATGACGCTGAATCGCGCGATTGCGAGTTGCTTTCAAGGTGCTGGGGATACGCGCACGCCTTTTTATCTGAGTTTGATCAGTAGTAGCATTCAAATTGTCATGTGTTATCTCCTCATTTTTGGTCACTGGGGTTTGCCGGAGATGGGCGTTGTAGGGGCTGCTGTGGGCGGTCTTTTGGGGCGCAGTGCGGCAACTTTGATTGGGCTTGGGTGTCTTTATAGCGGGCGTTTTGCGCTCACGCTTTTGCCCGATACATCCTATCGGTTTAACTGGGGCGTTGCGCGCCGCATTCTCAAAATTGGCGTGCCTTCTGGTCTGCAAGGCATTTTGCGCAATGGCTCAGGTGTGGTTTATCTCAAACTCATTGCCATGTCCACATTATCCACAACCGCGGTTGCAGCGTATGCGATTGGGAGTCAATTGGAACATATTTTGCGGCGAACCGGGCTGTCTTTTGGCACGGTTTCGACGGCTATGGTGGGGCAGCATTTGGGGGCGAAAGATCCCGCAGGTGCAGAGCGCCACGGTTGGACTATTCTCTTTATTTCTGTTGTGACCAATATTGCCCTGTCGCTGCCCGCCGTGGTGTTTGCTGGCGTTTTTATGTCGGTATTTACGGATGCACAAGAGGTGATCAGTACCGGTGTCATCTATCTTTACGCGATGGTTATTGCCGAACCATTTTTGTGTGCCTCCAATACGAGTAGCGGCAGTCTCAGAGGTGCTGGCGATACGATGCCTCCGATGTATTATACTCTGATTGCCCAGTGGCTCGTTCGCCTGCCCGTCGCTTATGTTCTGGGGTTTACGCTTGGGTTTGATATTTATGGTATCTGGGCCGCGCTTATTGTTTACAGTATTGTACAGGGTGTACTTACTGTTCGCAAGTTTGCCCAGGGCCATTGGAAAAAGCACCAAATTTAA
- a CDS encoding sugar ABC transporter ATP-binding protein codes for MRLHVALLELKNIGRRFGHIVALKGIDFTLEDGEVLALLGDNGAGKSTLIKVITGVYPPSEGDMYFGDEVIRFDSPQDARDLGIETVYQDLALVPSMSIARNFYLGRELVKRVGPFALFDQAAMDAGAAAALGEIGIHIRNASESVARLSGGERQSIAIARALHFGSRVLILDEPTSALSVGETRKVLGYIAAAKEKGIGVIFITHNITHVFEVADRATILSHGEKVGDFSICDVTQDDVAAMVMGQGIPEHL; via the coding sequence CTGAGGCTACATGTGGCTTTGCTCGAACTCAAAAATATCGGTCGTCGCTTTGGGCATATTGTCGCGCTGAAAGGCATTGATTTCACGCTTGAGGATGGCGAAGTTCTCGCGCTTTTAGGCGATAATGGAGCGGGTAAATCTACGCTGATTAAGGTGATTACGGGTGTTTATCCGCCGAGCGAAGGCGATATGTATTTTGGGGATGAAGTCATTCGATTCGACTCGCCGCAGGATGCCCGAGATCTGGGTATTGAGACCGTTTATCAGGACCTCGCGCTCGTGCCGAGTATGAGCATTGCGCGCAATTTTTATCTGGGGAGAGAACTCGTCAAGCGGGTCGGTCCGTTTGCGCTTTTCGACCAGGCAGCGATGGATGCAGGTGCGGCCGCAGCGCTGGGTGAGATAGGTATTCACATTCGCAACGCGAGTGAATCCGTTGCCCGTCTTTCCGGTGGCGAGCGACAATCGATTGCCATAGCCCGCGCTCTTCACTTTGGGTCTCGCGTGCTCATTCTCGATGAGCCGACTTCTGCCCTTTCTGTTGGCGAAACGCGCAAGGTGCTCGGCTATATTGCGGCTGCTAAAGAAAAAGGTATAGGTGTTATTTTTATTACGCATAATATTACCCATGTGTTTGAGGTTGCTGACCGGGCAACTATTCTCAGCCACGGCGAAAAGGTCGGCGATTTTTCGATCTGTGATGTCACGCAGGACGATGTCGCGGCTATGGTGATGGGACAGGGTATTCCTGAACATCTTTAG